CTGGAGTCGCGATCGTGCGGGCGCGCAAAACCAGGCTACACGATCTCCACCGTGACTCTCTTGCCCTGCCGCGCGCCCACCGACCTTACGACCGTCCTCATGGCCTTGGCGGTCCTACCCGCCTTCCCAATGAGCTTGCCCTTCTCTTCCGGGCCGCACGATACCTCGTACACGGTGTACCCGTCCGCGCTTGGGACGTCCTCCACCCTCACCGAATCTGGGTCATCCACCAGACTCTTCGCAATGAACTCAACGAGCTCTTTCATACGGCATTCGCCTCACCGGACGCGGTCTGCCCCGCCACAGCAACACCCGCCCTCGCGAGCAGGGCTTTCGCGGAATCCGTCGGCAGGGCCCCTTTCTTCAGCCACTCGCTGGCCTTTTCGCGGTCGATGTGGATCGTCTCGGGGTTCGTCCGGGGGTTGTAGTACCCAAGGATCTCGATAAACCGGCCGTCCCGCGGGTAGCGGCTGTCAGCAACGACGATCCTGTAAGAAGCCTGCTTCTTCGCGCCGGTCCTCATGAGCCTTATCCTTACTGCCAAACGTGTCACCTCCCACTGTGTGGTCGTCTGTGGCCATCTATTTGACAAACGGGAACGCACCTTTTCGCATAGCGCGACGGGCAGCTTTGTCGGTGCCCCCGAATTGCCGAAGCATCTCCCTGACTTGCTCGAACTGACGCAGCACGCTGTTCACGTCCTGGATCCGCGTGCCGCTTCCCCGCGCGATCCTCTTGCGCCGACTGCCGTCGATGATCGCTGGGTTCCTTCGTTCCTCAACGGTCATGGAATTCACTATGGCCTCAACCCGTTTGATCTGGCCCTCGTCAACCTTGAGGTCTGACAGTCCCCGCACCCGGCCCAGCCCGGGGATCATCGATAGTATCTCATCAAGAGGGCCGATCTTCCGCATCTGACGAAGCTGATCGGCGAAATCCTCGAGGGTGAAGTCGTTGGTCCTGATCTTTTCAGCCAGCTTGCGGGCTTTCGTCTCGTCGTACGCAGCCTCCGCTTTCTCGATGAGGCTGAGCACGTCACCCATGCCAAGTATGCGCGACGCCATTCTGTCAGGATGAAACGGCTCAAGCGATTCTATCTTTTCACCGACACCCACGAACTTTATGGGCTTCCCTGTCACAGCCCGGGCGGACAGCGCCGCACCGCCGCGCGCGTCTCCGTCGAGCTTAGTAAGGATGATCCCTGACAGGCCCAGGCGGTCGTTGAATGCGCTCGCGACGTTCACG
Above is a genomic segment from Bacillota bacterium containing:
- a CDS encoding KH domain-containing protein gives rise to the protein MKELVEFIAKSLVDDPDSVRVEDVPSADGYTVYEVSCGPEEKGKLIGKAGRTAKAMRTVVRSVGARQGKRVTVEIV
- the rpsP gene encoding 30S ribosomal protein S16, which gives rise to MAVRIRLMRTGAKKQASYRIVVADSRYPRDGRFIEILGYYNPRTNPETIHIDREKASEWLKKGALPTDSAKALLARAGVAVAGQTASGEANAV